One genomic segment of Methanococcus voltae PS includes these proteins:
- a CDS encoding DNA-binding protein, protein MSSGIGKNLDEILKSEKIEQTQSTQNRQDAQKLQSTQDNITQSSNATNNEEEQDMIKSNGIDKNNMDKDEDNTNNLTFNTNLDVSECDTIKLGDILEKMIEINTIVRVERIFDESEVRGTKVINVVVNDGTRKGLLSLWGNQRSLLKDVVVGDSILIKDAEAPKLYNNRIHLKITNSGNLIKVKSNLPSLNELLANGGSSSSSSRKSIADLQEGDNTELRGLIVALHTKEPYFPLCDDCKKKMVLKKGYAVCKCGKKIDEEAEDLKWVFLVNVTLDDGTGTIRLTLNDENDFLDFKNLKKMVIDDENIMELLNKKLMGLDIVVSGYAKHNDYFDETIFQSKFWHPSNPVEEIKRYLTMEK, encoded by the coding sequence ATGTCAAGCGGTATTGGCAAAAATTTAGATGAAATTTTAAAGTCGGAAAAAATTGAGCAAACTCAAAGTACTCAAAATAGGCAAGATGCGCAAAAACTACAAAGTACGCAAGATAACATAACTCAATCATCTAATGCCACAAATAATGAAGAAGAGCAGGATATGATAAAAAGTAATGGTATTGATAAAAATAATATGGACAAAGATGAGGATAATACCAATAATTTAACTTTCAATACTAATTTGGATGTTTCAGAATGCGATACTATAAAACTTGGCGATATTTTAGAAAAGATGATAGAAATAAATACTATTGTTCGAGTGGAACGAATATTTGATGAATCAGAAGTTCGAGGAACAAAGGTAATAAACGTCGTGGTAAATGACGGCACTCGAAAAGGATTATTATCACTTTGGGGTAACCAACGTTCTTTATTAAAAGACGTGGTTGTGGGCGATTCTATATTAATAAAAGATGCAGAGGCCCCTAAATTATACAATAATAGGATACACTTAAAAATAACCAATTCTGGAAATTTAATTAAGGTAAAAAGTAATTTACCAAGTTTAAATGAACTTTTAGCCAATGGAGGTTCGTCATCTTCGTCATCTAGGAAATCTATAGCTGACTTACAGGAGGGGGATAATACTGAACTAAGGGGTTTAATTGTAGCTCTACACACAAAAGAACCCTATTTCCCACTTTGCGATGATTGTAAAAAGAAAATGGTGTTAAAAAAGGGTTATGCCGTTTGTAAATGTGGTAAAAAGATAGATGAAGAAGCTGAAGATTTAAAATGGGTATTTTTAGTAAATGTTACTTTAGATGATGGTACAGGAACTATAAGGCTAACTTTAAACGATGAAAATGACTTTTTAGACTTCAAAAACCTTAAAAAAATGGTAATCGATGATGAAAATATTATGGAATTGCTAAATAAAAAATTAATGGGTTTGGATATTGTAGTTTCGGGATATGCTAAGCATAATGATTATTTCGACGAAACGATATTTCAATCTAAATTCTGGCACCCTTCAAATCCCGTAGAGGAAATAAAAAGATATTTAACTATGGAAAAGTGA